In Archocentrus centrarchus isolate MPI-CPG fArcCen1 chromosome 22, fArcCen1, whole genome shotgun sequence, one DNA window encodes the following:
- the fbln5 gene encoding fibulin-5 yields MHLERRDFRFCSSSRMLTALVFILLCVQPGCGQTCTEGFAFERRTRQCIDVDECRILPDACRGDMRCVNQNGGYLCIPRSLYNQPYRPEAIPPEPVYPDPSAGFQDTFLPGPPRSVEPSYPRMRSTVQCILGYALAEDGTCNDINECETNSHHCNPTQLCINSEGGYTCSCAEGYWLLGGQCQDIDECRYGYCQQLCANTPGSYSCSCNPGFILNPDSRTCQDVDECADEPCSHGCFNTYGSYMCNCNEGFELASDGTTCIDLDECSFSDFLCQYRCVNTPGSFSCICPPAYYVHEDSRSCEDINECDTGNNTCTTAQVCFNFQGGYTCLNSLQCHPPYIVVSDNQCMCSAENPACRDKPFTILYRHMDLPSGRSVPADIFQMQATTRYPGAFYIFQIKSGNDGREFYMRQTSNVSATLVLSRPIRGPKEVVLDLEMVTVNNVINFRGSSIIRLTIFVSEHPF; encoded by the exons ATGCATTTAGAAAGACGTGACTTCAGGTTTtgctcttcttcaag GATGCTGACAGCTCTGGTATTTATTCTGCTTTGTGTCCAGCCCGGGTGCGGACAG ACCTGTACAGAAGGTTTTGCATTTGAGCGCAGGACAAGACAGTGTATAG ATGTGGATGAGTGCCGTATCCTGCCAGATGCTTGCCGGGGAGACATGCGCTGTGTGAACCAGAACGGAGGTTACCTGTGCATCCCGAGGAGCTTGTACAATCAGCCTTACAGACCGGAAGCTATACCACCTGAGCCGGTTTACCCGGACCCCTCAGCTGGATTTCAAGACACCTTTCTTCCGGGTCCCCCAAGATCAGTGGAGCCCAGCTACCCCAGAATGAGGAGCACTGTGCAATGTATCCTGGGATATGCTCTTGCAGAGGATGGCACCTGTAATG ACATTAATGAATGCGAGACAAACTCTCACCACTGTAACCCCACCCAGCTCTGCATCAATTCAGAAGGTGGCTACACGTGCTCCTGCGCTGAAGGCTACTGGCTCCTTGGTGGACAGTGTCAGG ATATTGATGAATGCCGCTATGGTTACTGCCAGCAGCTGTGTGCCAATACCCCCGGCTCATattcttgttcctgtaaccctGGCTTCATCCTCAATCCAGACAGTAGGACTTGCCaag ATGTGGATGAGTGTGCAGACGAACCTTGCAGTCACGGCTGCTTCAATACCTACGGCTCCTACATGTGCAACTGCAACGAGGGATTCGAGTTGGCATCCGATGGTACTACTTGCATTG ACCTGGACGAGTGCAGTTTCTCTGACTTTCTGTGTCAGTACAGATGTGTAAACACCCCGGGTTCTTTCTCCTGCATCTGCCCACCTGCATATTATGTACACGAGGACAGCAGGAGTTGTGAGG aTATCAATGAATGTGACACTGGTAACAACACCTGTACAACAGCACAAGTGTGTTTCAATTTCCAGGGAGGCTATACATGCCTGAATTCTTTACAGTGTCACCCTCCTTACATCGTAGTTAGCGACAA TCAGTGTATGTGTTCAGCTGAAAACCCTGCCTGCAGGGATAAGCCCTTCACCATTTTGTACCGACACATGGACTTGCCGTCGGGGCGCAGTGTGCCTGCGGATATCTTCCAGATGCAGGCCACCACGCGCTATCCCGGCGCCTTCTACATCTTCCAGATAAAGTCGGGCAACGATGGACGAGAGTTTTACATGAGG CAAACCAGTAATGTGAGCGCCACGCTCGTCTTGTCGCGGCCAATCAGGGGGCCGAAGGAGGTGGTGCTGGACTTGGAGATGGTCACGGTCAACAATGTCATCAACTTCAGAGGCAGCTCTATCATCCGTCTCACGATATTTGTATCAGAGCATCCGTTTTGA